The Bradyrhizobium sp. WBAH42 genome includes a window with the following:
- a CDS encoding glycosyltransferase: MITAEEVLELPAASRATVPARLPLQVGSTTSVSVVIPAKNAAAYVGETLASALAQREVTEVIVVDDGSADQTVAIVRGVRDPRLRLIRNDSAGVSAARNLGARQASGEWLLFLDADDRLRPGAVAALLAAARGAPRAVLVYGDYNTIDSEGRQIGRRGLLKGRRKPSGDVLTRLAAGNFIVNGGIALARAEAFRAIGGFDTSLRYCEDWHCWCRLAAIGEFEFAPELLLDYRLHTANTMNAAVRTPKDFFPAIARVFDDGLILARLPGRMTAGLRLAAEIHLVTYSAMQAVRFGRYRQAFAYLAMIGRRSLRSLPRSAIRVALARFGI; encoded by the coding sequence GTGATCACCGCCGAAGAGGTTCTCGAACTGCCAGCCGCCTCACGCGCGACAGTGCCGGCGCGCTTGCCGCTTCAGGTCGGCTCGACCACATCGGTATCGGTCGTCATTCCCGCCAAGAACGCTGCGGCCTATGTCGGCGAAACCCTCGCCAGCGCACTGGCGCAACGCGAGGTGACCGAGGTGATCGTCGTCGACGATGGCTCGGCCGACCAAACCGTTGCGATCGTGCGCGGCGTGCGTGACCCGCGGCTGCGCTTGATCCGCAACGATTCCGCCGGCGTATCGGCCGCGCGCAATCTCGGCGCGCGACAGGCCAGCGGCGAGTGGCTGCTCTTTCTCGATGCCGACGATCGCCTGCGTCCTGGTGCGGTGGCGGCGCTGCTCGCTGCGGCGCGCGGCGCGCCGCGCGCCGTTCTCGTCTATGGCGACTACAACACGATCGACAGCGAAGGTCGCCAGATCGGTCGGCGCGGCCTCTTGAAGGGGCGCCGGAAGCCGTCCGGCGACGTACTGACGCGGCTCGCCGCCGGCAATTTCATTGTCAATGGCGGCATCGCGCTCGCACGCGCCGAAGCTTTCCGTGCCATCGGCGGCTTCGATACGTCCCTTAGATACTGCGAGGACTGGCATTGCTGGTGCCGCCTCGCTGCGATCGGCGAGTTCGAATTCGCGCCGGAGCTGCTGCTCGATTATCGTCTTCACACGGCCAACACCATGAACGCCGCAGTCCGGACGCCGAAGGACTTCTTCCCAGCCATTGCGCGGGTGTTCGATGACGGGTTGATCCTGGCGCGACTGCCCGGGCGGATGACGGCCGGGCTGCGTCTCGCCGCCGAGATTCATCTCGTCACCTACTCGGCGATGCAGGCGGTCCGCTTCGGCAGGTATCGCCAGGCGTTCGCTTATCTCGCGATGATCGGCCGGCGGTCGCTCAGATCGCTGCCACGCTCGGCCATCCGGGTCGCCCTCGCCCGCTTCGGCATCTAG
- a CDS encoding glycosyltransferase, producing MPANTFEHDPDAMILNLFYEDKDDRWFPGDRHLRRMARRLLLGEPRMSGQLRVFLNLCAGLDRLGIRYRVNDYGYIAQHPDELACIVGRTFLLDKFAWKNPILLGVAAHNHPLDDPDLFKRLPVKKVVVPGPWYVDMYRPYWPETEAWPVGIDTNLWAPSARAQKTVDVLIYDKVHWDRERYAPEMIEPVRARLVKEGRSFTELRYGSYKEADYQDALGHSRAMIFLCQSESQGIAYQQALSCGVPVFAWDPGGPWRDPDYYPHRVQFAPVSSVPYWDERCGVKFTDVAGFEAGWDKFWAGCNAGAFDPRGYILDNLTLEQRALQYYEIALGIMRQPAVSQTSATPVDGASEVSSQDRKLHRRHQMS from the coding sequence GTGCCCGCAAACACGTTCGAACACGACCCCGATGCGATGATCCTGAACCTCTTCTATGAGGACAAGGACGACCGCTGGTTTCCCGGCGACCGGCATCTGCGGCGCATGGCCCGCCGGTTGCTGCTCGGCGAGCCACGCATGAGCGGCCAGCTGCGCGTGTTCCTCAATCTCTGTGCGGGGCTCGACCGGCTCGGCATTCGCTACCGCGTCAACGACTACGGTTATATCGCGCAACATCCCGACGAGCTCGCCTGCATCGTCGGTCGCACCTTCCTGCTCGACAAGTTCGCGTGGAAGAACCCGATCCTGCTCGGCGTTGCCGCCCACAATCATCCGCTCGACGACCCCGACTTGTTCAAGCGTCTGCCGGTGAAGAAGGTCGTGGTGCCCGGTCCCTGGTACGTCGACATGTACCGGCCATATTGGCCCGAGACCGAGGCCTGGCCTGTCGGCATCGACACGAATCTCTGGGCGCCGTCGGCTCGAGCGCAAAAGACCGTCGATGTCCTGATCTACGACAAGGTGCACTGGGACCGCGAGCGCTACGCGCCGGAGATGATCGAGCCCGTTCGCGCCCGGCTCGTCAAGGAAGGCCGCTCGTTCACGGAGCTGCGCTACGGCAGCTATAAGGAAGCGGATTATCAGGACGCGCTCGGGCATTCGCGCGCGATGATCTTCCTGTGCCAGAGCGAGAGCCAGGGCATTGCCTATCAACAGGCCTTGTCCTGCGGCGTGCCGGTGTTTGCCTGGGATCCGGGCGGACCGTGGCGCGACCCCGATTATTATCCGCACCGGGTGCAGTTCGCGCCGGTGTCCTCGGTGCCCTATTGGGACGAACGCTGCGGCGTCAAGTTCACCGACGTCGCGGGCTTCGAGGCCGGCTGGGACAAGTTCTGGGCCGGGTGCAACGCAGGCGCGTTCGATCCCCGCGGCTACATCCTGGACAATCTCACGCTGGAGCAACGGGCGCTGCAATACTACGAGATCGCGCTGGGCATCATGCGGCAGCCCGCGGTGTCGCAGACCTCCGCAACGCCCGTTGACGGAGCGTCAGAAGTGTCGAGCCAGGACCGGAAGCTTCACCGGCGTCATCAGATGTCTTGA